One window from the genome of Parachlamydiales bacterium encodes:
- a CDS encoding putative peptidoglycan glycosyltransferase FtsW, producing the protein MSREHTQILMFVSAIFALGLVMIFSTTSADLLDHERDEGLYQPLFKQMSYACAGIFLAWIVARRGLESWLRYSPLLLAFISILLVLVLIPGVGREVNGAKRWLSIAGMSLQPSEFLKFIIPLYIVHAFREKEFLVHSYKECARLLSPLIIPLGLVLLEPNNGTVALILVEIIVLLFVMGVKKRIWAAPILLLVCLGIGAAFLLPYVSGRIDVFLHPEKDLLGRGHQPYQAKIAAGSGALFGKGPGNSWQKLSYLPEAQNDYIAAIYAEEYGFAGILLLISLFMGLSLTMAQIAMGAKDKATLCVFAGVMTVLSIQAFLNLAVVSGLAPSTGLNLPFFSQGGSSLMANLAGLGLLFSSKEHRENSYL; encoded by the coding sequence ATGTCACGCGAGCACACACAGATACTGATGTTTGTCAGCGCAATCTTTGCGCTGGGTTTGGTGATGATCTTCAGTACAACATCCGCAGATCTACTCGATCATGAACGGGATGAAGGACTTTATCAACCCCTATTTAAACAAATGTCGTACGCATGTGCAGGGATTTTTTTAGCATGGATCGTTGCTAGAAGAGGACTGGAAAGCTGGCTTCGCTACAGCCCCTTACTTCTTGCCTTCATCAGCATTCTTTTAGTGCTGGTTCTTATACCCGGAGTAGGAAGGGAGGTTAACGGCGCCAAACGTTGGCTTAGCATTGCAGGAATGTCCTTGCAGCCCTCGGAGTTTCTGAAATTCATTATCCCTCTTTATATAGTTCACGCTTTTAGGGAAAAAGAATTTCTCGTCCATTCCTATAAAGAGTGCGCAAGACTATTATCTCCCTTGATCATCCCTTTAGGACTTGTTTTACTCGAACCTAACAACGGTACTGTTGCACTTATTCTCGTCGAAATCATCGTTCTACTTTTTGTTATGGGAGTAAAAAAGCGGATTTGGGCTGCACCCATTCTATTACTCGTCTGTCTCGGAATAGGGGCAGCATTTCTTTTACCCTATGTTTCGGGACGGATAGATGTTTTCTTACATCCTGAAAAAGATCTGTTAGGTCGTGGACATCAACCGTATCAAGCTAAAATTGCAGCAGGATCAGGTGCGCTGTTCGGTAAGGGGCCCGGGAACAGTTGGCAAAAATTAAGTTACCTTCCCGAAGCGCAAAATGACTATATAGCCGCTATCTATGCTGAAGAATATGGATTTGCAGGTATATTACTCCTGATTTCACTGTTTATGGGATTATCATTAACGATGGCTCAGATAGCAATGGGAGCTAAGGACAAAGCAACGTTGTGCGTCTTTGCGGGAGTTATGACGGTGCTTAGCATACAAGCTTTCTTAAATTTAGCTGTGGTATCCGGCTTGGCACCAAGTACAGGCTTAAACCTGCCATTTTTCAGCCAAGGAGGTAGCTCTCTGATGGCCAATCTGGCAGGGTTAGGGCTATTGTTTAGCAGTAAAGAGCACAGAGAGAATAGTTATCTGTAG
- the murD gene encoding UDP-N-acetylmuramoyl-L-alanine--D-glutamate ligase, whose product MKGSHYVVLGMGISGRSAAKALLHLGAAVTAYDRRAEALKIDPAIASLIHRGLELYQDEDPYFPAHCSGVILSPGIPLEHSICKKALELKIEVVGEIEFACRHLKGKFIGVTGTNGKTTVTSHIVHTLNFYGISAKAMGNIGIPLSELLCEDDNVDVVALELSSYQLETMSTPVLDTAIFLNLTPDHLDRYNDMDEYGSSKARIGLCLKPGRPLYISSELKQNYAQLFAKMPYDLSVYDSYLTHFDSSLPLHDQQNIAAVCAICSYWNIGYKKVLDAFKTFSKGEHRIEFVASVNGIDFYDDSKGTNVDAVIKAVSAIPKKIILIAGGVPKGAKFTCWKKPFSGKVKAVCAIGEAAGQLHHELGDDYTVNSYQTLEEAVNSAFMLAGQGDVILLSPGCASFDMFRDYAHRGQVFQECVQRLSCKHPS is encoded by the coding sequence GTGAAAGGATCTCATTATGTTGTGCTAGGAATGGGTATCAGCGGACGCAGTGCTGCCAAAGCGCTGCTTCATCTTGGCGCTGCAGTAACCGCATACGATAGACGTGCAGAAGCGCTTAAGATCGACCCGGCTATAGCATCCTTAATCCACAGGGGCCTGGAATTATATCAAGATGAAGATCCCTATTTTCCCGCTCATTGCTCTGGGGTCATCCTTTCACCAGGTATCCCGTTAGAGCATTCCATCTGCAAGAAAGCTTTAGAGTTGAAAATAGAAGTTGTAGGTGAAATTGAATTTGCCTGCCGCCATCTTAAAGGCAAATTCATAGGTGTTACCGGTACAAATGGCAAAACAACTGTAACATCCCACATCGTACATACACTTAACTTCTACGGTATCTCAGCAAAAGCCATGGGAAATATTGGCATACCGCTATCAGAACTACTCTGTGAGGATGATAATGTGGACGTGGTAGCGCTGGAGTTAAGTTCCTATCAATTAGAAACAATGAGTACCCCCGTTCTTGATACTGCCATATTTTTAAATCTAACTCCCGACCATCTCGACCGTTATAATGATATGGATGAATATGGCTCTTCCAAAGCTCGCATTGGCCTTTGTCTTAAACCGGGGAGACCCCTGTATATCAGTTCGGAACTCAAACAGAACTATGCCCAGCTTTTTGCTAAAATGCCTTATGACTTATCCGTCTACGACTCTTATTTAACACACTTCGACTCTTCTCTGCCTTTGCACGACCAACAGAATATCGCTGCAGTGTGTGCAATCTGTTCATATTGGAATATTGGCTATAAAAAGGTCCTAGATGCATTTAAAACTTTCAGCAAAGGTGAGCATCGTATAGAATTCGTAGCCTCAGTCAATGGCATTGATTTTTATGATGATAGTAAAGGAACAAACGTAGATGCTGTCATAAAAGCAGTATCCGCAATACCAAAAAAAATCATTTTAATTGCAGGAGGAGTTCCAAAAGGTGCGAAATTCACTTGTTGGAAAAAGCCTTTTAGCGGAAAAGTAAAAGCAGTTTGTGCAATCGGAGAAGCCGCAGGTCAGTTACATCATGAACTCGGCGACGACTACACAGTCAATAGTTATCAGACGTTGGAAGAAGCTGTTAACTCGGCTTTTATGCTAGCGGGGCAGGGTGATGTCATCTTGCTTTCACCGGGTTGCGCAAGTTTTGATATGTTCCGCGATTATGCCCATCGCGGGCAAGTATTTCAGGAGTGTGTACAGCGCCTAAGCTGTAAACATCCATCGTAA
- the mraY gene encoding phospho-N-acetylmuramoyl-pentapeptide-transferase yields MLFLLIELLQNQFGTGVFSILTYTSTRMILAAATSLLLCISLGPWMIKKLYELKIGQSIRMEECPLLGQLHFKKKDTPTMGGLLILTAMLVSLLLFMDPRSPFTLILFCTTLVLGGLGATDDYLKIRYKNTKGLPAKAKLAIQVGLSILLALYLVWPAMSNSLQVGNWFIPPIVKEQPLVRLAVDTSYLGSTEQWTTIQRTLSIQDVAARIFMPFFRDPLITFTGIGLILAALLIIIVVTGSSNAVNLTDGLDGLAAGNLILVASCLAIVAFFSNNIELARYLNLLYIQGAGEIAIYLFALCGACLGFLWYNGHPAQVFMGDTGSLALGGIIGVSAVLIGKVLFLALVGGIFVAEAVSVILQVGSYKLRNKKRIFLCAPLHHHFEYKGWPETKVVLRFWIIGLLLALGGLASIKLG; encoded by the coding sequence ATGCTTTTCCTACTCATTGAGCTACTTCAAAATCAATTCGGTACAGGGGTATTTTCTATCCTGACCTACACATCAACAAGGATGATACTGGCTGCTGCTACATCGCTTCTGCTTTGTATCAGCCTTGGACCTTGGATGATCAAAAAACTTTACGAACTGAAAATCGGCCAGTCCATTCGTATGGAAGAGTGCCCTCTGCTAGGTCAATTGCATTTCAAAAAAAAGGACACCCCCACGATGGGAGGCCTATTAATCCTGACTGCAATGCTAGTTTCTCTTCTCCTATTTATGGATCCGCGGAGCCCATTTACTCTTATCCTTTTCTGTACAACCCTAGTGTTAGGCGGACTTGGAGCTACTGATGACTATCTGAAGATACGCTATAAAAATACAAAAGGGCTCCCCGCAAAAGCAAAATTAGCCATTCAAGTGGGACTTTCAATCCTGCTTGCTCTGTATTTAGTGTGGCCTGCCATGAGTAATTCGCTTCAAGTAGGCAATTGGTTTATTCCGCCCATTGTGAAGGAACAACCCCTCGTCAGACTAGCAGTAGATACTTCCTACTTAGGAAGCACAGAGCAATGGACCACCATTCAACGCACACTCTCCATACAGGATGTGGCTGCAAGAATATTCATGCCATTCTTTCGCGATCCCCTTATTACTTTCACCGGCATTGGCCTAATTCTGGCTGCTTTATTGATTATTATCGTTGTTACCGGATCCTCCAACGCTGTGAATCTAACGGATGGGCTGGATGGTCTGGCCGCAGGAAATCTTATCCTCGTAGCTTCTTGTCTTGCTATTGTCGCATTTTTTTCCAATAACATCGAGCTAGCACGCTACCTAAATCTGCTCTACATCCAAGGTGCAGGGGAAATAGCTATCTACCTATTTGCACTGTGCGGAGCCTGCCTAGGGTTCCTATGGTATAATGGCCATCCCGCTCAAGTGTTTATGGGCGACACAGGCTCTCTAGCACTTGGTGGTATCATCGGCGTATCTGCCGTGTTAATAGGAAAAGTCCTCTTTCTAGCATTGGTAGGCGGAATTTTTGTTGCAGAAGCAGTATCCGTCATTCTGCAAGTAGGCAGCTATAAATTGCGAAATAAGAAGCGCATCTTCTTATGCGCTCCTCTTCATCACCATTTTGAATATAAGGGATGGCCGGAGACGAAAGTTGTCTTGCGCTTTTGGATTATCGGACTTTTGTTAGCTTTAGGCGGGCTAGCTTCAATAAAACTGGGGTAG
- a CDS encoding LysM peptidoglycan-binding domain-containing protein: MNRREVIAVTVIINVILLSVLFFMANRMDVDIAESPQIAAVPLYEKLIENKETVVPQIAKNRNVQETPVDEVDTVLRDFAAAVAASQQQQIAKVDEPVPSLPPQIPSPLPPPSPIKPATSGKNQNMIEIVVKRGDFLQKIANQNGSTIEAIKLANNLKNDQLKVGQVLRIPLISRAEPIALASPKPTPADGAGTYRVKSGDSPWKISKLYNVSAEEILRLNNLDENSAKNLKPGDVIRVPQ, translated from the coding sequence ATGAATCGAAGAGAAGTCATAGCAGTTACCGTCATCATCAATGTGATTTTGCTTTCGGTTTTGTTTTTTATGGCAAATAGGATGGATGTTGATATTGCTGAATCCCCGCAAATAGCTGCAGTACCCCTATATGAGAAATTAATAGAAAACAAAGAAACAGTTGTTCCACAGATCGCAAAAAACCGCAACGTACAGGAAACACCTGTCGATGAAGTGGATACCGTACTTCGCGATTTTGCCGCAGCTGTAGCTGCATCACAGCAACAACAGATTGCAAAAGTGGATGAACCTGTACCCTCATTGCCTCCACAAATCCCTAGCCCACTGCCACCCCCTAGCCCTATTAAGCCGGCAACTTCGGGTAAAAATCAAAATATGATCGAAATCGTCGTCAAAAGAGGGGATTTCCTGCAAAAGATCGCCAATCAAAATGGATCTACCATTGAAGCAATTAAATTGGCTAACAACTTAAAAAATGACCAGCTTAAAGTCGGACAAGTATTGCGGATACCCCTCATTTCAAGGGCCGAGCCAATAGCTCTTGCGTCTCCTAAACCTACGCCTGCTGATGGCGCGGGAACATATCGCGTAAAAAGTGGTGATAGCCCCTGGAAAATTTCTAAACTCTATAATGTAAGCGCTGAAGAGATCCTGCGCTTGAACAATCTGGACGAGAACTCTGCAAAGAACCTGAAACCGGGTGATGTGATTCGCGTTCCTCAATGA